The sequence below is a genomic window from Chondrinema litorale.
GGAATTATGTTTAGGTTTGAGAATCAGGAGTTTTTGTATGCGCTTTTTTTGTTGCCTGTAATGCTTGTTTTTTTCTGGTTTTCAGGAAGAAAGAGAAAAAAGGCACTTAAAAGAATGGGAGAGATGGAGGTAATTCAAGGTCTAATGCCAGAATTATCTTTTACCAGGCCTATTATCAAAAATGCATTTTTAATTCTGGCATTTATCTTTTTAGTTTTTGCTATGGCGAATCCGCAAATAGGTTCTAAGCTAGAAACTGTTAAGCGAAAAGGAGTGGAGATTATGATTGCCATTGATGTTTCGAACAGTATGCTTGCCGAAGATATTAAGCCAAACAGACTTGAAAGAGCCAGAAGAGCGATTAGTCAGTTAGTGAAGAAATTGCATAATGATAAAATAGGCTTGGTAGTATTCGCAGGCGATGCTTACATACAATTACCGATTACTACAGATTATGCCGCAGCGCGTATGTTTCTGCAAAGTGTAAATACCAAAATTGTTCCTATACAAGGTACAGCAATTGGTAAAGCCATTGAGTTGAGTATGGGTTCATTTACCTCAGATCAAACCAAAAATAAAGCATTAATCATTATTACAGATGGTGAAAACCACGAAGATGATGCAATAACAATGGCTTCTAAAGCCGCAGAGGAAGGAGTTATTGTACATACAATTGGTATGGGATTACCACAAGGTGGACCAATTCCCGTGTACAATCAATATGGTCAGAAAGATTATAGAAAAGACAATACTGGCAATGTGGTAGTTACCAAGTTAAATGAGAATATGCTACAGCAAGTTGCCGCTGCTGGAAATGGTTTGTATGTAAGAGCAAATAATGCCGAAACTGGTTTGGATATGCTTTACGACAAGATTAATGAGATGGATAAAGAGGAGTTTGAGTCTAAAGTATTTGCCGATTACGAAGATCGATTTCAGCCTTTAGTATTGCTAGCAATAGTTTGTCTCTTAATCGAATTTATCATTTTGCCGAGAAAGAACAAGATACTCAATAAAATCAACCTGTTTAAATACAGAATCTAAAGTATTGAATTCATGAAAAAATTATCAATTAATAAAGATCATTTTAGGAGAGGTTTAACCGGAATGCTCATCATTCTAGGTTTTGCTTTTAATGGATTTGCTCAGGAAGATAGAAAATATATTAGAGAAGGGAATGATCATTACGAGGCGCAAGATTATGAAAAGGCGCGTCAATCTTATTTAAAAGGAGTTGAAGCGAATGCAGAGTCTTATGCGTCATCTTTCAATCTTGGAGATGCTTTATATAAAAGTGGTCAGTACGAAGAAGCTGCTACTCAATTTGAGATGCTAAGCCAAACAGCCGAAAGTAAAACGGATAAGGCAAAGGCTTTTCATAATTTAGGCAATACATATCTCGAAAGTGAGAAGTATGAAGAAAGTGTAGAGGCTTACAAAAATGCACTTAGAAACAATCCTGCTGATGAAGATACACGCTATAATCTAGCTTATGCGCAACAAAAGCTAAAAGAACAACAGCAGCAGCAACAAGATCAGCAAGACCAAAATCAGGATCAAAATAAAGATCAGAATCAGGAAGATCAAGATCAACAGAACCAAGATCAGCAAGATCAAAACGATCAAAATCAAGATAAAGAAAACGAGCAAAACGAACAGAATCAAGATCAGCAGAACCAAGATCAAAATCAGCAGAATCAAGATCAGCAACAAAATCAGGATCAGGAAGGGCAGCAACAAGCTCCTCCACCTCAGAAACAGGGGATTTCTAAAGAAGATGCTGAACGTTTGTTAGAAGCTTTGCAAAATCAAGAGCAGGAATTACAGGAGGATTTGAAGAAGAAAAAGGCAAAAGCTAAAACTACTAAAGTTGAAAAAGACTGGTAAAAAGATAATTGGATTTCTAAAATGTTAAATAGTTTTAAAATTGGATGATCAGCTATTAAGAATGTTCTTTATATAGAAGGTAATTCTGACTTTCTTAAAACTATTGGCTAACTAAACGATATTATATTCTTTAATAAAACAACAATGAAAGAGCTATTTATAAATAAAAGTCTGCTTTCTATAGTTTTACTTTTTTCTTCGGTTACCAGCTTGTTGGCACAAGATGTCAACTTTAGTGTGAACGCGCCAAAAGTAGTAGCAACTGGAGAAAATTTCCGCTTTATTTATTCAGTAAATGCTGATGGAGAAAACTTTCGTGCCAACGATTTTCCTTCAGATATCCGTATTCTTTCCGGCCCAAACAGGTCTACCAGTTCAAGTGTACAGATTATTAATGGCAAGATGTCTCAGAGTATGACTCAGTCGTACACTTATTATGCAGTTGCCTCAAAAGAAGGAAATATCACATTGCCCTCAGCAATTATAGAAGTAGATGGAGAAGAATATACATCCGATCCTTTTACTGTTGAAGTAGTAAAAGGCAATACACAGGCACAGCAGCAAAACTCACAAGGGAGCATGAATCAGACTAATGTACCTCAGTCAGAAATTGCTGATAAAGATTTATTTGTAAGGGTTGAATTAAGTGATAAAGAAGTTTATCAGGGAGAAAGTTTAGTAGCAACCTTAAAGGTTTATACCCGAGTTGATCTAGAAGGGTTTGATGATATTCGATATCCGGCTTTTAATGGTTTTTGGAGTGATGATTTAGATGTATCAACAAGAATTTCTTTAGATCGTGAAGCTGTAAATGGGGAAATCTATCAGGTAGGTACATTTAAAAAAGTACTATTATTTCCACAGCAAAGTGGTAAACTTACCTTAGAACCATTTGAGCTTGACTGCGTGGTAAGACAGCGTGTTAGACGAAGAAGAAGATCAAACGATCCTTTCAGTATGTTCGATGATATGCTAGGTGGCAGCTACCAGAGAGTTTTAAAGAAAGTAGCTAGTCCTGCATTAACGCTGAATGTAAAACCATTACCTGTTACAACCAGACCAAGTTCTTTTCATGGAGCGGTAGGAGATTTAAAACTTACCTCATCGGTAGATTTAACAGCAGTAAAATCTAATGAGCCAGTAACATT
It includes:
- a CDS encoding vWA domain-containing protein — encoded protein: MFRFENQEFLYALFLLPVMLVFFWFSGRKRKKALKRMGEMEVIQGLMPELSFTRPIIKNAFLILAFIFLVFAMANPQIGSKLETVKRKGVEIMIAIDVSNSMLAEDIKPNRLERARRAISQLVKKLHNDKIGLVVFAGDAYIQLPITTDYAAARMFLQSVNTKIVPIQGTAIGKAIELSMGSFTSDQTKNKALIIITDGENHEDDAITMASKAAEEGVIVHTIGMGLPQGGPIPVYNQYGQKDYRKDNTGNVVVTKLNENMLQQVAAAGNGLYVRANNAETGLDMLYDKINEMDKEEFESKVFADYEDRFQPLVLLAIVCLLIEFIILPRKNKILNKINLFKYRI
- a CDS encoding tetratricopeptide repeat protein, which encodes MKKLSINKDHFRRGLTGMLIILGFAFNGFAQEDRKYIREGNDHYEAQDYEKARQSYLKGVEANAESYASSFNLGDALYKSGQYEEAATQFEMLSQTAESKTDKAKAFHNLGNTYLESEKYEESVEAYKNALRNNPADEDTRYNLAYAQQKLKEQQQQQQDQQDQNQDQNKDQNQEDQDQQNQDQQDQNDQNQDKENEQNEQNQDQQNQDQNQQNQDQQQNQDQEGQQQAPPPQKQGISKEDAERLLEALQNQEQELQEDLKKKKAKAKTTKVEKDW
- a CDS encoding BatD family protein, whose translation is MKELFINKSLLSIVLLFSSVTSLLAQDVNFSVNAPKVVATGENFRFIYSVNADGENFRANDFPSDIRILSGPNRSTSSSVQIINGKMSQSMTQSYTYYAVASKEGNITLPSAIIEVDGEEYTSDPFTVEVVKGNTQAQQQNSQGSMNQTNVPQSEIADKDLFVRVELSDKEVYQGESLVATLKVYTRVDLEGFDDIRYPAFNGFWSDDLDVSTRISLDREAVNGEIYQVGTFKKVLLFPQQSGKLTLEPFELDCVVRQRVRRRRRSNDPFSMFDDMLGGSYQRVLKKVASPALTLNVKPLPVTTRPSSFHGAVGDLKLTSSVDLTAVKSNEPVTFTVKVSGNGNLKFVDPLKINFPPDLEVYGPKIDNNFKATNAGTTGSKTFEYLVIPRRHGNYTIPSVDFSWFNPSTGKYETASTESYEINVEKGTGDDVTVVNPTLSKENVQMLGKDIRYIKTDDVELNNPISYFVGSTGFYLTYIIPLGLFGAFLFYARTKRKESENISLVKNKKAGKVAKKRLQQAEKYMAAGQKDQFYKELLDAFWGYIGDKLSLERAEMTKDFVKERLIEYQISEDQANAFIKFMDECEFAQFAPSAGASMKDVYDRAIQQISDLESNIQKKATVKTV